GGTCTCTTCGGCGACCGTGGTCCGCCACAGTCGCGCGCGCGCGGAGCCGATGCCGGCGGCGTACGACTCGGCGGTCTCCCAGGCTTTGCCGCTGGCGTCCTGGGCGACCGCGAGGTACGCCGGCAGACCGGAGCCCGCGACGAATCGCTCGCGCAGCATTCGGCCGGGTCCAGTGGGCGAGACCAGCACGACGTCCGCCTCCGCGGGCAGATCGAGCGCGCCGTAGAGGAGGTTGAAGCCATGCGCGAAGACGATGGTGACCGGTCGCGCGCGGCTCACCGCGAGCTCGGGCCACAGCCCCGGCACTTCCTGATCGGGGAGCATCACCGCCACCACGGCGGCGATCTCGGCGGCCTCGCGCAGCGCGAGAACCTGGAAACCCGCCGCGAGCGCACGCGTGGCGCCTTCGCCCGGGCGCGCCCCCACGATCACGTCGCAGCCCGAATCCCTGAGATTCAGCGCCTGGGCTTCGCCTTGATTGCCGAAGCCCAGGATCGCGACGCGACCGCGCGGCGCCTCTGCGGTCACATTCCGGCCCGGACTACTTGCCCGAAGCGGTCTTGGTGTCGGCCGCGGCCCAGTCGGACTTGCGGGTCAGCGCGCCGTCGCTGAAGGCGAGCGCGCGCTTCTTGCCCCAGTAGAACCAGGTCTCGTACTTCTTGCCGTCCGTTTCCCACAGATAGATCGCCTCGGGGACTCCGTCGACGGCCAGGGTCTTCGCGGCCTCGGTCCCCTGCCTGGCGCTCTTGGCCTGAGCCGCCACGTCCGTCACCGGCTTGCCGTCGCGCATCGCGAGGAACACCACCAGCTCGTCGGTGCCCTTCGTGGCGTTGCCGCAGCGCGTGTAGGTCGTCCCGAGCTGGCGGTGGAAATTCGGATCCTGCGCCTTCAGCTCGACGGCCTTGTGCGCATGAGAGATCGCGTCGGAGCAGCGCTTGAGCTCGGCCAGCACCAGGCCCCAGGCCGAATGCACGTCAGGGTCGTTGGGGCGAATCTGCGCGGTCTTGGCCCACAACGGCTCCGCCTTGTCCCACATCTGCGCGTTCTGATAGCTGAGCGCCGCGTTGAAGCTCAGGTCCGCATCGGTGGGCTTGATCTCGAAAGCCTTGGCGTAGTGCGCGCCGCCGGCGGCGAACTCCGCCTTCTGCGCATCGGCCTTGAGCGCCTGCGCGCGATTGAACCGGATGTCGCCCATGGCGCTGTGCACATCGGAGTTCTTGGGATCCGACTTGGCGATCCCCTCGTAGCACGCGAGCGCCTCGTCGTACTTCTTGGAGTTGCCGAGCAAGGCGCAGTTGTTCATGGTCACACCCTTGAGCATCTCTGTCATCGCCGTGTCGCCGGGAGCGGCCTTCAGTCCTTCGCGCAGCGCCTGCTCGGCGCGCGTGTAATCACAGGTGGTCGCGTACACCTTGGCGATGGTCCGCATGGTCTGCGCGTCACCCGGCTTCAAGGCCAGCGCCTTGTTCAGGCTGGCGATCGCGAGCTGGTAGTTCTTCTCGGCGTCGGCCCGCGTCGACTTCTCGGCGTCGCTCGCCTCCTTGCAGAAGTCCGGATACATCGCCTGAGCATCGTTGATCTTGGAGATTCCGTTGTTGTAGTTCTGCACCCAGAAGGCCTGGCGGTTGTTGACCCACTGTTCGGCCTTCTTGACGTCACCCTTCTTCTTCAATCCCTGGACGGCGGTCTCGAAGGCGGCGCCCGCCTTGGCCATGCTGTCGACCTCGGCATAGGCCCATCCCAGGTAGCCGGCGCCCTCGAAGTCCGCGGGATCCTCCTTCGAGCACAGCTCGAGCTGCTGGACCGCCTTGTTGATCTCGCGCTTGTAGTCCTCGAGGTTGCCCTTGTCCTTGTCCTTCATCGCCTGCGTCACGTACTGGATGCCACCGGCGCAGTGCGGGTTGCGCGCGTCCGCGGCCCCGGCGAGCAGCGTCCCGATCAGTGCGGCGAGAACGCCGCCACGCGCAATCGTGCTCAGCTTCACGTTTCTCCTCCTTAGGTGAGGCGATTCCCGTTCACCGTGAGCCCGAACTGGCACCCCAGGAACGCGGCCGCCTTACGGCACGCCAGCATCCGGCTCATGAAGATCTCGAAATACTCCATGACCTGCGAGATGGCGGTGTCGATCGTCAATTCCAGCGTCACGACCTTCTTGCCCTCGTCCACGTTGAGGAAGCTCTTCTCGACGGCATAGTTCACGCGATCGTGGATGTCGAAGCGGATGAAGTCCGGATTGCGCACCCGCGTGCGATGGACGTCGCTCTTGTCGGCCAGGATCAAAGCCGCGGCCACCGCGCTCACCGGATCGCCGTCGGACTCGTGGTGATTGCCGATCGCGCCCATGATCTTGGCGATCTCCGGGTCGGACATCCCCATCGGGACCAGGATCTGCATGGCCATCACCGCCCCGATCTGGGCGTGGTACTCGCGATTCACCCCGTTCCCGATGTCATGCATGTAGCCGGCGATCGCAGCCAGCTCCGACTCGCGCTCGGGATGGCCCAGGCGCTTGAGGATGTTGAACGCGATGTGCGCCACCAGCCCCACGTGCCGCTCGCCGTGCTCGGTGTAGCCGATCTTCGCCAGGCAGTCGTCCGCATGGCGGACATAGACCCGGATCCGGGAATCGTCCTGAACCCGGTCGAAGGTGATCGGAGCGTCCCCATCGGTCGAAGGGACGGCCGGTCCGGCGGCTGGAATGGTGGTGGGGCTGGGGGTCTCGGGCGTCATGAACGCAGGGACTAGAGCGGAAAGAGTGCCAGGGCCTCAGGGGCCACGGGTCGTGGAAAGCGCTCGAATCTTGTCCGCTAAGATGAGGCGCGTCAAGCCGGAGCGGCCCGGGCGACCGAGCCGCCGTTTCCGGGCCGTGGTCGTTCCGCCACGTGCTGTCGCGGCCCTTCCGCTAGGCCGGCCTCACAGGATCTCGACCGGATCCACGTCGACCTGCACCCTCACGGCGCCTGGCCGCGCCCGCGTCTCCGCCCAGTCGAGCCCCGCGGCGGCGCAGGCTCTCACGGCCGCCCCCTCGCCCTTCAGCAGGACGTGCCAGCGATGCCTTCCGCGCAGGCGAGCGAACGCATGGGGCGAAGGTCCGAGCACTTCGACGCGCCGCGAATCGGCGGTGGGACGCAGCGCCGTGGCGCACGCCTCCGCGGCGTCCTCGACCTGCGACTCGTCGGGGCCGTCGAGCAGCAGCGTGGCCAGGCGGCGAAACGGCGGATAGCCCGCCTCGCGGCGTTCGGAAAGCTCGCCGCGGACGAAACGCTCGGTGTCTCCGGTCGTCGCGGCGACGATGGCGGGATGCTCGGGCGAGCATGTCTGCACCAGCACCTCGCCGGGATCGCGCCCGCGTCCCGCGCGACCCGCCACCTGGGTGACCAGCTGAAGGGTGCGCTCCGCGGCGCGGAAGTCGGGAAGGTGCAGCGCGACGTCGGCGTCGAGCACGCCGACCAGCGTGACGCGTGGGAAGTCGAACCCCTTGGCCACCATCTGGGTGCCGACCAGCACGTCCGCTTCGCCGCGCGCGAAAGCCGACAGGATGGCCTCGGGCCGCTCGCGATCGCGGGCCACGTCGGTGTCGAGGCGCAGCACGCGGGCCGATGGAAATGCGCGCGCCAGCTCGCGCTCCGCGCGCTGGGTGCCCGAGCCGGAGAAGCGCAACAGCTTGCCCCCGCAGCTCGGACACTCGCCGCGCGCGGGCTCGTGATGGTCGCAATAGTGGCAGCGCCAGGAGCGTGGAACGAGATGGAGCGTGAGCGCGATGTCGCAGTGGGGACAACTCGGAACGAAGCCGCACGCGCGGCACTGGGTGTGATGCGAGTGACCGCGGCGATTGAGGAACAGGATCGCCTGCTCGCCGCGCCCGAGACGCTCGGCCAGCGCGTGACGGAGCGGCGCCGACATCGTCGAGGCCACGTCCTCGCGACGGGAATCGACCACGTTCACCTTGGGCAGCGCGCGTCCGTCCACGCGGTGCTTGAGCGAGAGCAGCCTGTACTTCCCGCGCGAGGCGTTGGCCAGGGATTCGAGCGAAGGCGTCGCCGATCCGAGCACCACGGGGATGCCGAGCATCTGTGCGCGGCGCACCGCCGCGTCGCGGCCGTGATAGCGAGGCGGAGCGCCTTGCTTGTAGGCAGGCTCGTGCTCCTCGTCGATCACGATCAGCCGCGGCGCCGGCAGCGGAGCGAACACCGCGGAGCGCGCCCCCACGACGACGTCGAGCGCGCCGCGCCGCGCCAGCTCCCAGTTGCGCCGGCGCTCGGCCACCGAAAGGTACGAGTGCAGCACGCCGACGCGCGTGCCGAAGCGGCGCCGGAACTCGCGCACGAGCTGCGACGACAGCGCCACCTCGGGAACCAGCACCAGAGTCTGTCCTCCCGACTCCCGGGCGGCCGCGGCGCCGCGCAGATAGACCTCGGTCTTGCCGCTGGCGGTCACTCCATGAAGGAGCAGCGGAGCGAAACCGCCGGAGCTGGCCGCCTGCTCGACGGCCTTGGTCGCGGCGCGCTGCTCGGCGGTCAGCGTGAAGCGATCGGGCAACGGCGCAGCCAGCACGCGGTCCTCGACCGCGGCGCGGCGCGCCCGGCTCTTCGCCAGACCTTCCCCGCCTCCGGGGAGTGCTCTGGACAGCACTTCACCCCACGGGGTGAGGTAGTAGTCGGCGATCCAGCGCGTGAAGGCGAGCAGATGAGGGTCGAACATGGCGGGGGGAAATGCCGCCGCCACTTGGAGCACGTGGTCACGCGGGTTCTCGCCGGTCAGTGAGACCACGATGCCGCGCCGGGCGCGGCCGCGGAAGGGCACCTGGACCTGGACCCCGGGGCGGACTTCCGCGGCGAGCGAATCGGGCACGTGGTAGGCGAAGGTCTGCCGCAGCGGAAGGGCCAGCGCCACCTGGGCGAAGGACATGGCCGCAATGTAGCGCAGGCCGCGAGCGGGTGAGGCGTAGCCGCAGGCAACCTTTCAGCCGTACGCTCCGTCCAAGCTCGTGAACTGGATCCGATTCGTCTGCCCTCTCAGGAGTCTGCCATGAACCGCCGAGTCCTCCTTCTGGCTCTGGGCTTCGCCCTTCTTCCTTCCACGTCGGTCGCGGGTCGCGCCGGCGACTGGACCATCGAGCGCGGCAAGTCGGCCGATGTCGTCCATTTCACGATGCGGTACACGGACGGCATGTCGCGCCACTGGCAGGGGGGTGACGACGTGCCGCTCCGCACCCTCCAGGGTTTCGATCCTCGCTGGCTCGAGACCTCGACGTCCGACGTCCGTTTCTCGCTGATTCGCGACGCGGGCACGTTCCAGCTCGAAGGCCGGACCTCGAGCGGCAAGGGCCGCGGCGAGTGGACCTTCGAGCCCGATCCCACGTTCGACGATCAGCTGGTGCGCCGCGGTTACGAGCGCCCCACCGAGTCGCAGCAGTTCTCGCTCGCGTTCATGGACATCGGCCTGGCCTTCGTCGACGAGTTGAAGTCGCAGGGTTACCGGAGGCCGGAGACGCGCACCCTGGTCACGATGGCCAACCACGGAGTCGACCTCGGGTATCTGCGCGGGATGAACAAGCTCGGCTACCGGGTCCAGGATCCCGAGCTGCTGATCCGGATGCGCGACCACGGCGTGGATCCCGATTACATCGCTGGACTCGCGAAGCTCGGTTACCGCGACCTCGATCCCGAGAAGCTCGTCCATGCGCGCGACCATGGCGTCGATGCCGATTTCATCGAGGCCTTCGGCTCGCAGCTCAAGGGCCTCTCCCTGTCCGAGCTGGTCCGGCTTCGCGATCACGGCGTGGATGCCGAATTCGCCGCCGGCTTTCGCGAGCTCGGCTATCGGGACCTCGACCCCGAAGAGCTGGTGACGCTCAGAGACCACGGCGTCGATCCGGAATACGCTCGCTCGATGGCCGAAGCGGGATTCCCCAACTTGGCGTGGCAGGACTTGCGCCGCGCTCGCGACCATGGGGTCGACGCGCACTACGTGCGCAAGGTCCGTGCGCGCATCAAGGGCACGCTCAGCATCGACGATGTCATCGAGTTCCGGGACCGCGGCCTGAAGCTCTAGAGGGGCGGGGAACCCCCGGGGCGGACGACACGGCCTCATCGAGACGCACGCCGGCTGGCCTGCCTCGCGAAGCGCCGTGATGAGCTTCGGAGGCTAGGCCTGCATGCGCTGCGGGTTGGTCTGGCCCAGGATCGAGTTGATCCGCTCGACCAGCTTGCGGGGGCTGAAGGGCTTGGTGATGTAGTCGTCGGCTCCGACCTCGAAGCCGATCTTCTGATCCACGTTGCGTCCCTTCGCCGACAGGAGGATCACGGGAATGTCTCGTGTCTCCTTCTCGGCCTTGAGAATCTTGCAGGTCTCGTAACCGTCCAGCTTCGGCATCATGATGTCGAGCACGATGAGGTCCGGCTTCTCGGCACGCGCCTGCTCGATCGCCTGTTCCCCGTCCAGCGCGGTGACGACCTCGTAGCCCTCCATCCCCAGGCTGAAATCGAGGATGTGCACGATGTAGATCTCGTCGTCGACGACCAGGATCTTCCCCTTCGCCATCCGAATCACCTCCCTGCTTCGGCCGCGTTGTGACTGACCGGGCCGCGCTGAGTCCATGCACCGCGAGCAACCGCCCGCACGAGCGCATCGACCACGTCTGGGTCGAACTGGCGATCACGCAGTCCGATGAGGACCGCGATCGCGGCATCGATGGGCTCTGGCTCGCGATGCGGCCGGCCCGTGACCAGGCTCTCGAAGGCATCCACGGCGGCGAGCACGCGCGCGCCCACCGGGATCGCCGTGCCCCTCAGTCCGCGCGGGTATCCGGTGCCATCCCACCATTCGTGGTGCGACATCACCACCTCGCGCACGTCCTGCAGCGTCTCCAGCAGCTCGACGCCCGGAGCACCCATGGTCGCGAGGTGCTCGAGCACCCGATCGCCCAGCTCCACGTGGCGCTCGATCTCGTGCTTCTGCGCGGGCGTGAGCGGGTCGTGACCGTCGAGGATCTCGGGATCGATCATCGTCATGCCGAGATCGTGGAGCGTGGCGGCGAACGCCACGGCCGAAGCTTCCGCCGCGTTCAGCCCGAGCTCGAGGGCGACCGCTCGCGCCAGCGCGATCCGTCCCGGCGCGCGCCGGCGGCTCTGGCGCACGTGATCCACCACGGTGCGCAGCGCCTGCTTCGTGGTCGCGACTTCGGCCTGGCGCGCGTCGGTGGCGAGCGCCTTGCGCCACGCGTGCGCGATCGTCTCGGCCAGCTCGAGCAGCAGATGACAGTCTTCGATCTGGAACGGGTTTCCGGTATCGGGCTCGGTGACGTTGAGCACGCCCAGCAGCTCGCCGCCGGCTTCGATCGGCACCGAGAGGAACGTTCCGGTCTGGTAGCTCGAGCGCCCCGAGCCCCGCACGTTCGTGTCCTCGCTTCCCGAGGTGCACACCGGTCGGCGCTGCTCCACGACCCAGCCCGCCACTCCGGCGCCGCGGCGCACGCGGGCTTCGCGCACCACCTGGACGTCCAGGCCGATCGCCGCCTGGATGACCAGGCTCTGATCCGGCTCCACCGACATGAACGAGACCGTGGCGGCATCCATGACTTCGGCCACCATCTCCACGCCGAGCCGCAGCACGTCGCGAGCCGATTCCGATAGACCGGAGTCGGGACGCAGGACGACGCGCGGCCCGCGCTGTCGCGGGAGCTGTACGGTGAAACACGAGCCTTCGCCCGGCGTGCTGCGCGCG
The Candidatus Eisenbacteria bacterium genome window above contains:
- the priA gene encoding primosomal protein N', producing the protein MSFAQVALALPLRQTFAYHVPDSLAAEVRPGVQVQVPFRGRARRGIVVSLTGENPRDHVLQVAAAFPPAMFDPHLLAFTRWIADYYLTPWGEVLSRALPGGGEGLAKSRARRAAVEDRVLAAPLPDRFTLTAEQRAATKAVEQAASSGGFAPLLLHGVTASGKTEVYLRGAAAARESGGQTLVLVPEVALSSQLVREFRRRFGTRVGVLHSYLSVAERRRNWELARRGALDVVVGARSAVFAPLPAPRLIVIDEEHEPAYKQGAPPRYHGRDAAVRRAQMLGIPVVLGSATPSLESLANASRGKYRLLSLKHRVDGRALPKVNVVDSRREDVASTMSAPLRHALAERLGRGEQAILFLNRRGHSHHTQCRACGFVPSCPHCDIALTLHLVPRSWRCHYCDHHEPARGECPSCGGKLLRFSGSGTQRAERELARAFPSARVLRLDTDVARDRERPEAILSAFARGEADVLVGTQMVAKGFDFPRVTLVGVLDADVALHLPDFRAAERTLQLVTQVAGRAGRGRDPGEVLVQTCSPEHPAIVAATTGDTERFVRGELSERREAGYPPFRRLATLLLDGPDESQVEDAAEACATALRPTADSRRVEVLGPSPHAFARLRGRHRWHVLLKGEGAAVRACAAAGLDWAETRARPGAVRVQVDVDPVEIL
- the ilvC gene encoding ketol-acid reductoisomerase codes for the protein MTAEAPRGRVAILGFGNQGEAQALNLRDSGCDVIVGARPGEGATRALAAGFQVLALREAAEIAAVVAVMLPDQEVPGLWPELAVSRARPVTIVFAHGFNLLYGALDLPAEADVVLVSPTGPGRMLRERFVAGSGLPAYLAVAQDASGKAWETAESYAAGIGSARARLWRTTVAEETEVDLFGEQVVLCGGMNALVTAAFETLTARGYAPEIAYLECVHQLKYLADLLHERGVAGMRRGISGTALFGDLTRGSRVIGPESREQMAAILDEIRSGAFAREWQSEQARGSVRLKEMVDASARHPIEEARRRALGEAPG
- a CDS encoding tetratricopeptide repeat protein, whose translation is MKLSTIARGGVLAALIGTLLAGAADARNPHCAGGIQYVTQAMKDKDKGNLEDYKREINKAVQQLELCSKEDPADFEGAGYLGWAYAEVDSMAKAGAAFETAVQGLKKKGDVKKAEQWVNNRQAFWVQNYNNGISKINDAQAMYPDFCKEASDAEKSTRADAEKNYQLAIASLNKALALKPGDAQTMRTIAKVYATTCDYTRAEQALREGLKAAPGDTAMTEMLKGVTMNNCALLGNSKKYDEALACYEGIAKSDPKNSDVHSAMGDIRFNRAQALKADAQKAEFAAGGAHYAKAFEIKPTDADLSFNAALSYQNAQMWDKAEPLWAKTAQIRPNDPDVHSAWGLVLAELKRCSDAISHAHKAVELKAQDPNFHRQLGTTYTRCGNATKGTDELVVFLAMRDGKPVTDVAAQAKSARQGTEAAKTLAVDGVPEAIYLWETDGKKYETWFYWGKKRALAFSDGALTRKSDWAAADTKTASGK
- a CDS encoding HD domain-containing protein, which produces MTPETPSPTTIPAAGPAVPSTDGDAPITFDRVQDDSRIRVYVRHADDCLAKIGYTEHGERHVGLVAHIAFNILKRLGHPERESELAAIAGYMHDIGNGVNREYHAQIGAVMAMQILVPMGMSDPEIAKIMGAIGNHHESDGDPVSAVAAALILADKSDVHRTRVRNPDFIRFDIHDRVNYAVEKSFLNVDEGKKVVTLELTIDTAISQVMEYFEIFMSRMLACRKAAAFLGCQFGLTVNGNRLT
- a CDS encoding response regulator, which gives rise to MAKGKILVVDDEIYIVHILDFSLGMEGYEVVTALDGEQAIEQARAEKPDLIVLDIMMPKLDGYETCKILKAEKETRDIPVILLSAKGRNVDQKIGFEVGADDYITKPFSPRKLVERINSILGQTNPQRMQA